One window of the Hoplias malabaricus isolate fHopMal1 chromosome Y, fHopMal1.hap1, whole genome shotgun sequence genome contains the following:
- the LOC136677682 gene encoding leucine-rich repeat-containing protein 30-like, translating to MFLLRQKISKQQSRRDVAPRVLGRWQPKDCTSDDVKRQLRRKSSPDQNLSSADRIRKHATTHFGFSTLSLAMRGLDEAPGDLWELRELEKLNLSMNFLCVLPSGLGALENLVMLNLWGNELVSLPPEIGLLRNLRVLFAYRNRLSEVPEELGCCSKLEVLSLANNLLTGLPSSLASMRKLNKLNLSHNGMAHIPACVYGMKNLVFLHLAHNVLENVAEQIQDLVHLKILILEGNCIHTLPRTLCFLTALELLNVDFNDLQTVPAEMYQLMRLEKLACHPLDKGLHIVHNPLLKPIQEVLQGGLKALYNYIKPA from the coding sequence ATGTTCCTTTTAAGGCAAAAGATATCCAAGCAGCAGTCTCGTAGAGATGTGGCCCCGAGGGTCCTCGGACGATGGCAGCCCAAAGACTGCACTTCTGACGATGTAAAGCGGCAGCTGAGGCGCAAAAGCAGTCCCGATCAGAACCTGTCTTCGGCCGACCGGATCCGCAAACATGCCACTACTCATTTTGGCTTCAGCACACTAAGTCTGGCCATGAGGGGTCTGGACGAAGCTCCGGGTGATCTGTGGGAACTCCGTGAGCTGGAGAAGCTCAATCTGTCCATGAATTTTCTGTGCGTGCTGCCCTCCGGATTGGGGGCTCTGGAGAACCTTGTGATGCTCAATCTCTGGGGGAACGAGCTTGTAAGTCTTCCTCCTGAGATTGGGCTATTACGGAATCTGAGGGTGCTCTTTGCCTACCGCAATCGCCTCAGTGAGGTTCCTGAGGAACTTGGCTGCTGCTCCAAACTTGAAGTCCTCAGTCTGGCCAACAACTTGTTGACTGGACTACCAAGTAGCCTGGCATCCATGCGGAAGCTGAACAAGCTCAACTTGAGCCACAACGGCATGGCACACATCCCGGCCTGCGTCTACGGCATGAAGAACCTTGTCTTCCTGCACTTGGCGCACAATGTTCTGGAGAATGTAGCAGAGCAGATTCAGGACTTGGTCCACCTCAAGATCCTGATCTTAGAAGGGAATTGCATTCACACACTGCCCAGGACTCTGTGCTTCCTAACGGCGTTGGAGCTGCTCAACGTGGACTTCAACGATCTGCAGACTGTACCAGCAGAAATGTACCAGCTCATGAGATTGGAAAAGTTGGCCTGCCATCCGCTTGACAAAGGTCTTCATATAGTCCACAATCCTCTCCTGAAACCCATACAGGAGGTACTGCAAGGAGGGCTGAAGGCTCTGTATAACTACATTAAACCCGCCTAG